One Burkholderia pyrrocinia DNA segment encodes these proteins:
- a CDS encoding DUF3156 family protein — protein sequence MKAALARWRAAPDAPPPGHRPGAIGARVLADLHAARDADGAGSPMARLPNGVRVSVEERVERQFLMHTVSVKVATTVRGPAAQGSARVRQTGWLRRTGIDAVPAPGCDPGFVDTVTALVAEPSLADALRPLHLSDCAIDARDGRWTLAIVPFGGSEVVNRMPSFRRYVRLTGEQADALSAACLAFETALRRILRA from the coding sequence GTGAAGGCCGCGCTCGCCCGGTGGCGCGCGGCGCCCGATGCGCCGCCGCCCGGCCATCGGCCCGGCGCGATCGGCGCGCGCGTGCTCGCCGACCTGCATGCCGCGCGCGACGCCGACGGTGCCGGCAGTCCGATGGCGCGGCTGCCGAACGGCGTGCGCGTGAGCGTCGAGGAGCGCGTCGAGCGCCAGTTCCTGATGCATACGGTCAGCGTGAAGGTGGCGACGACCGTACGCGGCCCGGCCGCACAGGGTAGCGCCCGTGTGCGGCAAACCGGCTGGCTGCGCCGCACCGGCATCGATGCGGTGCCCGCGCCGGGATGCGACCCCGGATTCGTCGATACGGTGACGGCGCTGGTCGCCGAGCCGTCGCTGGCCGACGCGCTGCGGCCGTTGCACCTGTCCGACTGCGCGATCGATGCGCGCGATGGCCGCTGGACGCTCGCGATCGTGCCGTTCGGCGGCAGCGAGGTCGTGAACCGGATGCCGTCGTTTCGCCGCTATGTCCGGCTGACCGGCGAGCAGGCGGACGCGCTGTCGGCGGCCTGTCTTGCGTTCGAAACCGCACTACGCAGAATTTTGCGCGCGTAA
- a CDS encoding helix-turn-helix domain-containing protein, which translates to MLFQSRSHEDVHDHGLAIAGWHQVYRQMTPGRFRGTVTQVLYDDFHFFRETTNRRVAQTGLAPAGRTSLAVPLSVPLAGTFQGQPVDGYALLALRAGEDFEFHTPEGMGLVGISAASDMVDELCEAEFGTAGARKLRHVTRLSDAQGVALGVRLSALIDDAQRNPGHLEYAATRKMFRDAMLGMFLDALEQGIGVERRDITHATYSDIVSRCEKHLRDRPEEPVTVLELCRALRCSRRTLQTSFQRVADVTPVGYLRTIRLNAVRRMLRTTSVQQLGVGEAAASWGFTHLGYFAREYRDLFGELPSQTTRPA; encoded by the coding sequence ATGTTGTTCCAGTCACGCTCGCACGAAGACGTACACGATCACGGGCTCGCGATCGCGGGCTGGCATCAGGTCTACCGCCAGATGACGCCGGGCCGCTTCAGGGGCACGGTCACGCAGGTGCTGTACGACGATTTCCATTTCTTCCGCGAAACGACCAACCGGCGCGTCGCGCAAACCGGGCTCGCGCCGGCCGGGCGCACGTCGCTCGCGGTGCCGCTGTCCGTGCCGCTCGCGGGCACGTTCCAGGGCCAGCCGGTCGACGGCTATGCGCTGCTCGCGCTGCGTGCCGGCGAGGATTTCGAGTTCCACACGCCGGAGGGGATGGGGCTCGTCGGAATCAGCGCGGCGTCGGACATGGTCGACGAGCTGTGCGAGGCCGAATTCGGTACGGCCGGCGCGCGCAAGCTGCGGCATGTGACGCGGCTGTCCGACGCGCAGGGCGTCGCACTCGGCGTGCGGCTGTCGGCGCTGATCGACGATGCGCAGCGCAACCCGGGCCACCTCGAATACGCGGCCACCCGCAAGATGTTCCGCGACGCGATGCTCGGCATGTTCCTCGATGCGCTCGAACAGGGCATCGGCGTCGAGCGCCGCGACATCACGCACGCCACCTACAGCGACATCGTGAGCCGCTGCGAGAAGCATCTGCGCGACCGGCCCGAAGAACCCGTCACCGTGCTCGAACTGTGCCGCGCGCTGCGCTGCAGCCGCCGCACGCTGCAAACCAGCTTTCAACGCGTTGCCGACGTCACGCCGGTCGGTTATCTGCGCACGATCCGGCTGAACGCGGTGCGGCGCATGCTGCGCACGACGTCGGTACAGCAGCTCGGCGTCGGCGAGGCCGCCGCGAGCTGGGGTTTTACGCATCTCGGTTATTTCGCGCGCGAGTATCGCGACCTGTTCGGCGAGCTGCCTTCGCAGACGACGCGTCCGGCATGA
- a CDS encoding porin, with amino-acid sequence MKIGRRLAAAAATLGCMHAHAQTSGSVTLYGTVDTGIIYSTNQQFTRADGSTGGGHAWQMGGGNLVPSRFGFQGAEPLGGGLSAVFTLEQQFLSANGQVLQGGTAFSRQAWVGLRQDGIGTLGLGRQYDSYTDMLGAYASSNNWATPYGSHLGDVDNLNAAFNFNNAVKFTSDDFHGLTFGGTFSFGGQAGDFSAKRGYALAVTYNRAPVAFSVGYLNLRQPLDAALGGASGYIGDFACSNPGAMYCLLQEARSMRAFGAGGSVALGAATIALTYTHTRLDDSQYFSTSTQPRTQAFTFDIGELNVTYMFTPALQGGVAYIFNAAHTDGRGTTRFHQVNVGTNYSLSKRTALYAVAIGQIASGTGLGTDANGNAVNYAQIPVLANSNSSRQLAVMAGIRVNF; translated from the coding sequence ATGAAGATCGGACGACGACTGGCCGCAGCCGCGGCCACGCTGGGTTGCATGCATGCACACGCGCAGACTTCGGGCAGCGTGACGCTGTACGGCACCGTGGATACCGGCATCATCTACTCGACGAACCAGCAGTTCACGCGCGCCGACGGCAGCACGGGCGGCGGCCATGCGTGGCAGATGGGCGGCGGCAACCTCGTGCCGTCCCGCTTCGGTTTCCAGGGCGCCGAACCGCTCGGCGGTGGCCTGAGCGCGGTGTTCACGCTCGAACAGCAGTTCCTGTCCGCGAACGGACAGGTGCTGCAGGGCGGGACCGCATTCAGCCGGCAGGCGTGGGTCGGGCTGCGCCAGGACGGGATCGGCACGCTCGGCCTCGGCCGGCAATACGACTCGTACACCGACATGCTCGGCGCCTATGCGTCGAGCAACAACTGGGCGACGCCGTACGGCTCGCATCTCGGCGATGTCGACAACCTGAACGCCGCGTTCAACTTCAACAATGCGGTGAAGTTCACCAGCGACGATTTCCACGGCCTCACGTTCGGCGGCACGTTCAGCTTCGGCGGGCAGGCCGGCGACTTTTCCGCGAAGCGCGGCTATGCGCTCGCCGTGACCTACAATCGCGCGCCCGTCGCGTTTTCGGTCGGCTACCTGAACCTGCGGCAGCCGCTCGACGCGGCGCTCGGCGGTGCGAGCGGCTACATCGGCGATTTCGCGTGCAGCAACCCGGGCGCGATGTACTGCCTGCTGCAGGAAGCGCGCTCGATGCGTGCGTTCGGCGCGGGCGGCTCGGTGGCGCTCGGTGCAGCGACGATCGCGCTGACCTATACGCACACGCGCCTCGACGACAGCCAATATTTCTCGACGAGTACGCAGCCGCGCACGCAGGCGTTCACGTTCGACATCGGCGAGCTGAACGTCACGTACATGTTCACGCCCGCGCTGCAGGGCGGCGTCGCGTACATCTTCAACGCCGCGCATACCGACGGGCGCGGCACGACGCGTTTCCACCAGGTGAACGTCGGCACGAACTACAGCCTGTCGAAGCGCACGGCGCTGTACGCGGTCGCGATCGGCCAGATCGCGAGCGGCACGGGGCTCGGCACCGATGCGAACGGCAACGCGGTGAACTACGCGCAGATCCCGGTGCTCGCGAACAGCAACTCGAGCCGGCAACTGGCGGTGATGGCCGGGATCCGCGTGAACTTCTGA
- a CDS encoding ABC transporter substrate-binding protein has protein sequence MTLLSRLRALSAALALSFAATHAVAADLVIAGRDDIYGKGLADAVAGFNKLHPGTEIELLKLPNANLYQKLKLSMREGTGAYDLVMMDDTWAPEFIGNGWLKPLPASLADADLVPTAVALGRNAAGALYALPIVGNVEMFAYRKDLLAKYKLQPPRNWDDVLKIAQTVGGADKSVSGVVFRGTKGNPVVTGFLPILWAYGGDVFDHAGNVTIDSREAQAALKTFLALKASAPKDVDVYGAAEVRDALQRGTAAQSIEVWPAWVPALDDPKQSRVVGQIALQPPPGQTAGPAPMLGIWQMGIPKDAPHAKLAQDFLAYLSSRDTQTRLAGIGIPPTRRSVFADPALVRQYRWYPDQLKALEAGRARPRVKDWQQVESILGDQLQLALTGQSAPDAALRQAQQKIAQAMAAAGK, from the coding sequence ATGACCTTGCTGAGCCGCCTGCGCGCGCTGTCCGCCGCCCTTGCGCTGTCCTTCGCCGCCACGCACGCCGTTGCGGCGGATCTCGTCATCGCCGGCCGCGACGACATCTACGGCAAGGGGCTGGCCGACGCCGTCGCCGGCTTCAACAAACTGCACCCGGGCACCGAGATCGAGCTGCTCAAGCTGCCGAACGCGAACCTGTACCAGAAGCTCAAGCTGTCGATGCGCGAAGGCACCGGCGCGTACGACCTCGTGATGATGGACGACACGTGGGCGCCCGAATTCATCGGCAACGGCTGGCTGAAGCCGCTGCCCGCGTCGCTCGCGGACGCCGATCTCGTGCCGACCGCCGTCGCGCTCGGCCGCAACGCGGCCGGTGCGCTGTACGCGCTGCCGATCGTCGGCAACGTCGAGATGTTCGCGTACCGCAAGGACCTGCTCGCGAAGTACAAGCTGCAGCCGCCGCGCAACTGGGACGACGTGCTGAAGATCGCGCAGACCGTCGGCGGCGCGGACAAGAGCGTGTCGGGCGTCGTGTTTCGCGGCACGAAGGGCAACCCGGTCGTGACGGGCTTCCTGCCGATCCTGTGGGCATACGGCGGCGACGTGTTCGACCATGCCGGCAACGTGACGATCGATTCGCGCGAGGCGCAGGCCGCGCTGAAGACGTTCCTCGCGCTGAAGGCGTCCGCGCCGAAGGACGTCGACGTGTACGGCGCGGCGGAAGTGCGCGATGCGCTGCAGCGCGGCACGGCCGCGCAGTCGATCGAAGTGTGGCCCGCTTGGGTGCCGGCGCTCGACGACCCGAAACAGTCGCGCGTGGTCGGGCAGATCGCGCTGCAGCCGCCGCCCGGGCAGACCGCCGGCCCGGCGCCGATGCTCGGCATCTGGCAGATGGGCATTCCGAAGGACGCGCCGCACGCGAAGCTCGCGCAGGACTTCCTGGCGTACCTGAGCTCGCGCGACACGCAGACGCGCCTCGCCGGAATCGGCATTCCGCCGACCCGCCGCAGCGTGTTCGCCGATCCGGCGCTGGTGCGCCAGTACCGCTGGTATCCCGATCAACTGAAGGCGCTCGAGGCCGGCCGTGCGCGGCCGCGCGTGAAGGACTGGCAGCAGGTCGAGAGCATTCTCGGCGACCAGCTCCAGCTCGCGCTGACCGGGCAGTCGGCGCCCGACGCCGCGCTGCGCCAGGCGCAGCAGAAGATCGCGCAGGCGATGGCCGCGGCCGGCAAGTGA
- a CDS encoding carbohydrate ABC transporter permease: MKAFGRSLPFVALLGPALLVLAALALYPVAQVLIDSFCRVDYAAGRRAFAGLANYRAVLGDDAFTAGFGNTLRFTIVASLAEVALGFGLALLFVRAFPGRRIALPLAILPMMLSTLVCSAIWRNWLNFDGFLNALLAAFGVEGVRWLSDPHLALWSLALVDVWQWTPMAFLIVLAGLQSIPGELYEAARTDGASEWQCLRDITLPLAAPQIGLALLLRSIDTFKLFDKVYALTGGGPGNATQTLSTYIYDTGFRFFNVGPASAASVLMLAASALLVSGYVWQTVRKRRA, encoded by the coding sequence ATGAAAGCCTTCGGCCGCAGCCTGCCGTTCGTCGCGCTGCTCGGTCCCGCGCTGCTGGTGCTCGCCGCGCTCGCGCTGTATCCGGTCGCGCAGGTGCTGATCGATTCGTTCTGCCGGGTCGACTACGCGGCCGGCCGCCGCGCGTTCGCAGGGCTCGCGAACTATCGCGCGGTGCTCGGCGACGACGCGTTCACGGCCGGCTTCGGCAACACGCTGCGCTTCACGATCGTGGCGTCGCTCGCCGAGGTCGCGCTCGGCTTCGGCCTCGCGCTGCTGTTCGTGCGCGCGTTTCCGGGGCGGCGCATCGCGCTGCCGCTCGCGATCCTGCCGATGATGCTGTCCACGCTGGTGTGCTCGGCGATCTGGCGCAACTGGCTCAACTTCGACGGCTTCCTGAACGCGCTGCTCGCCGCGTTCGGCGTCGAAGGCGTGCGCTGGCTGTCCGATCCGCATCTCGCGCTGTGGTCGCTCGCGCTCGTCGACGTGTGGCAGTGGACGCCGATGGCGTTCCTGATCGTGCTGGCCGGGCTGCAGTCGATTCCCGGCGAACTGTACGAAGCCGCGCGCACCGACGGCGCGAGCGAGTGGCAGTGCCTGCGCGACATCACGCTGCCGCTCGCGGCGCCGCAGATCGGCCTCGCGCTGCTGCTGCGCTCGATCGACACGTTCAAGCTGTTCGACAAGGTCTATGCGCTGACGGGCGGCGGCCCCGGCAACGCGACGCAGACGCTGTCGACCTATATCTACGACACGGGCTTCCGCTTCTTCAACGTCGGGCCGGCGAGTGCCGCGTCGGTGCTGATGCTCGCGGCGTCCGCGCTGCTGGTCTCGGGGTATGTATGGCAGACGGTTCGCAAGCGGCGCGCATGA
- a CDS encoding carbohydrate ABC transporter permease, with the protein MTAQPAGISRARTGTVFGRAMPWALRVAALALLLLPCLWMAGAAFMPTLERLDHPLRIWPAAPTFEHFASVWSNGIGAPLFNSLLVGFGTTLLALALAFPAAYALVRLRFPARLDLLFLVLVLALKLMPPITIAVPLFALAKRLHLLDSTLGLMLAYQIYALPMAIWMLLAFVRDVPVEYEEAACIDGAGLARRLVQIVLPLCAPGLIATAIFVFIAAWNEFLIALLFVSTPSRFTLPLAIAGYVTENGIDWGDLMSAGLMASLPTLAVAGYVQRYLLRGFAGGLK; encoded by the coding sequence ATGACGGCGCAACCCGCGGGCATCTCGCGCGCGCGAACGGGCACCGTATTCGGTCGCGCGATGCCGTGGGCGCTGCGTGTCGCAGCACTCGCGCTGTTGCTGCTGCCGTGCCTGTGGATGGCCGGCGCGGCCTTCATGCCGACGCTCGAACGCCTCGATCATCCGTTGCGGATCTGGCCGGCCGCGCCGACCTTCGAGCATTTCGCGTCGGTGTGGTCCAACGGTATCGGCGCGCCGCTCTTCAATTCGCTGCTGGTCGGATTCGGCACGACGCTGCTCGCGCTGGCACTCGCGTTTCCGGCCGCGTACGCGCTCGTGCGATTGCGGTTCCCGGCGCGGCTCGACCTGCTGTTCCTGGTGCTCGTGCTGGCGTTGAAGCTGATGCCGCCGATCACGATCGCGGTGCCGCTGTTCGCGCTCGCGAAGCGGCTGCACCTGCTCGATTCGACGCTCGGCCTGATGCTCGCGTATCAAATCTACGCGTTGCCGATGGCGATCTGGATGCTGCTCGCGTTCGTGCGCGACGTGCCCGTCGAGTACGAAGAGGCGGCCTGCATCGACGGTGCCGGGCTCGCGCGGCGGCTCGTGCAGATCGTGCTGCCGCTGTGCGCGCCGGGGCTGATCGCGACCGCGATCTTCGTGTTCATCGCCGCGTGGAACGAGTTCCTGATCGCGCTGCTGTTCGTGTCGACGCCGAGCCGCTTCACGCTGCCGCTCGCGATTGCCGGCTATGTGACGGAGAACGGCATCGACTGGGGCGACCTGATGAGCGCGGGGCTGATGGCGTCGCTGCCCACGCTGGCCGTGGCCGGCTATGTGCAGCGCTACCTGTTGCGCGGGTTCGCGGGCGGGTTGAAGTGA